A window of Ruminococcus champanellensis 18P13 = JCM 17042 contains these coding sequences:
- a CDS encoding iron-containing alcohol dehydrogenase, which translates to MSRAFIVPRQILTGSGALEAAAPLLGSMGTHALIVTGQIVVTLPCFQSLTGLLEAQGVQYTVFTGITDEPTDRMIEAGTAAYRDHGCDFLIGIGGGSPLDAMKAIAVLAACGGSITDYMGKEISGKLPPMAAIPTTAGTGSEATQFTVITDSEQGIKMLLKGQVLVPQLAVVDPALSVSAPKRITAATGLDALTHAIESYTSRKRQPLTDTVALAAVKRIFRYLPTAYSNGSDLTARSEMVIAALEAGMAINNASVTLVHGMSRPIGALFHVPHGISNAMLLEKCLDFALEGDYPGFAALARAIGAADTATPDPQAAEALIGAVRELCKTCQVPTLEEYGIDRTAFFSAMDKMAEDAIASGSPANTMKPVTKADVIRIYRSLWDR; encoded by the coding sequence ATGAGCAGAGCATTTATCGTGCCCCGGCAGATTCTGACCGGCTCCGGGGCACTGGAGGCAGCAGCCCCATTGCTGGGCAGCATGGGTACCCACGCTTTGATCGTGACCGGGCAGATCGTGGTGACCCTGCCTTGTTTTCAAAGCCTGACGGGATTGCTGGAGGCACAGGGTGTGCAGTACACGGTATTTACCGGGATCACCGATGAGCCTACGGATCGGATGATCGAAGCGGGTACCGCTGCTTACCGGGATCATGGCTGCGATTTTCTGATCGGCATCGGGGGCGGCAGTCCTCTGGATGCCATGAAGGCCATTGCAGTGCTGGCAGCCTGCGGCGGCAGTATCACCGATTACATGGGCAAGGAGATCAGTGGCAAGCTGCCGCCTATGGCAGCAATTCCCACCACCGCCGGCACCGGCTCAGAAGCCACACAGTTTACTGTAATCACCGACAGTGAGCAGGGAATCAAGATGCTGCTGAAGGGGCAGGTTCTGGTGCCTCAACTGGCAGTGGTGGATCCGGCGTTGAGTGTATCCGCCCCAAAGCGCATTACTGCTGCGACGGGTTTGGATGCGCTGACCCATGCCATTGAGTCCTACACCTCCCGGAAGCGACAACCCTTGACGGATACAGTGGCGTTGGCGGCGGTGAAGCGGATTTTCCGGTATCTTCCGACAGCATACAGCAACGGTTCGGATCTGACTGCACGCAGTGAAATGGTGATTGCAGCCCTGGAGGCAGGCATGGCCATCAACAATGCCTCCGTGACCCTGGTGCATGGCATGAGCCGCCCCATCGGCGCCCTGTTCCATGTGCCCCACGGCATTTCCAATGCAATGCTGCTGGAAAAATGTCTGGACTTTGCACTGGAGGGGGATTATCCCGGGTTTGCCGCCCTTGCAAGAGCCATCGGTGCGGCAGATACCGCAACGCCGGATCCCCAGGCGGCAGAGGCACTGATCGGTGCGGTCAGAGAGTTGTGCAAGACTTGCCAAGTGCCAACTCTGGAGGAATATGGAATTGACCGGACGGCATTTTTCAGTGCCATGGACAAAATGGCGGAGGACGCCATTGCCAGCGGCAGTCCGGCGAACACCATGAAACCGGTGACGAAGGCGGATGTGATCCGGATCTATCGCAGCCTGTGGGATCGTTAG
- the rpoD gene encoding RNA polymerase sigma factor RpoD: MAEKNESIDALIERAKASGKLSTRELNDAFERFDLDAEQIDSFYETCINNNIEIVEDFMPDTDLKLGLDSDLSDDLEMALSTEGIAIDDPVKIYLKEIGRVPLLSAEEEIELAQRMSKGDSYAKKRLSEANLRLVVSIAKKYVGRGMQFLDLIQEGNLGLIKAVDKFDYTKGFKFSTYATWWIRQAITRAIADQARTIRIPVHMVETITKVKKIISQLLHETGHEPTADEIAERLEMPVEKVREIMRIAQDPVSLETPIGEEEDSHLGDFIPDDDAPAPAEAASLILLKEQLNEVLSTLTEREAKVLKLRFGLEDGRSRTLEEVGREFEVTRERIRQIEAKALRKLRHPSRSKKVKDFLD, encoded by the coding sequence ATGGCAGAAAAAAATGAAAGCATCGATGCGCTGATCGAACGTGCAAAGGCAAGCGGCAAGCTGTCCACACGGGAGTTGAACGACGCATTCGAGCGTTTTGATCTGGATGCGGAGCAGATCGATAGCTTCTACGAAACCTGCATCAACAACAACATCGAGATCGTAGAGGATTTCATGCCGGATACAGATTTGAAGCTGGGGCTGGATTCGGATCTGAGCGATGACCTGGAGATGGCGCTTTCCACAGAGGGCATCGCCATTGACGATCCGGTGAAGATCTACTTAAAGGAAATCGGCCGGGTGCCCCTGCTGTCCGCCGAGGAGGAAATCGAGCTGGCACAGCGCATGTCCAAGGGGGACTCCTATGCAAAGAAGCGCCTGTCCGAAGCCAATTTGCGTCTGGTTGTCAGCATTGCAAAGAAGTATGTGGGCAGAGGCATGCAGTTTCTGGATCTGATCCAGGAAGGCAACCTGGGTCTGATCAAGGCTGTTGATAAATTTGACTATACCAAGGGATTTAAGTTCTCCACCTATGCAACATGGTGGATCCGTCAAGCTATTACCCGTGCCATTGCGGATCAGGCACGAACCATCCGTATTCCGGTGCACATGGTGGAAACCATCACCAAGGTCAAAAAGATCATCAGTCAGCTGCTGCACGAAACCGGTCACGAGCCTACAGCGGATGAGATTGCAGAACGGCTGGAAATGCCCGTTGAGAAGGTGCGGGAGATCATGCGGATCGCTCAGGATCCCGTATCCCTGGAAACTCCCATCGGCGAGGAGGAGGACAGCCATCTGGGTGATTTCATCCCGGACGATGACGCACCGGCGCCGGCGGAAGCCGCCTCTCTGATCCTGCTGAAGGAGCAGCTCAATGAGGTGCTTTCCACCCTGACCGAGCGGGAGGCAAAGGTGCTGAAGCTCCGGTTCGGTCTGGAGGACGGACGCTCCCGAACCTTGGAAGAAGTGGGACGGGAATTTGAAGTCACCAGAGAGCGGATCCGTCAGATCGAAGCAAAGGCACTGCGGAAGCTGCGTCACCCCAGCCGCAGCAAAAAGGTCAAGGATTTTCTGGATTAA
- the dnaG gene encoding DNA primase: MPLPDEFIYQLKLANPIDTTMGRYVHLIRSGSNYKCLCPFHSEKTPSCTVYTGTQSFYCFGCGAGGDVITFTKQIENLDTYEAIKLLAERGGLEMPENDLNKDGAKLKLRILEMNREAANFFYRNLLQGQDKRGLQYAVQRGLTPKAIKKYAIGYAPAAWDGLMKHLEGLGFTREEMLSAGLIRQNARGCFDFFRERVMFPIIDLRGNVIAFGGRLIEGEGPKYLNSGDTPVFKKSRNLFSLNFAKNANVKQLILAEGYMDVIAINQAGFEQVVATLGTALTAEQARIMAQYATEVVLCYDSDSAGQNATHRAINLLSEAGLHTRILKVQDAKDPDEYIRKFGATRFKLLLDNSGGAINFELARCREGLDLATEQGKIDFLRRTVQVLAGIRNEMEREVYLSRIAKEEEISLDILHSQVKAQLRKSYYTEKKQSWNAMMAKSSFRDELNPEAPQYQREAKAEEQILAYLFLHPDLLPEVEKRLKPEHFFTSLHRKIYEVFCERMPETDTFSVSMFRDACSDAEMGRITGIMAHNAEVALTADTLNDCIRLLLQAKEHEKINADQLSDDDLLSIVNQARNKN, translated from the coding sequence ACACCGGTACTCAGAGCTTTTACTGCTTTGGATGCGGCGCCGGCGGAGATGTCATCACCTTCACCAAGCAGATCGAAAACCTGGACACCTACGAAGCCATCAAGCTGCTGGCGGAACGGGGCGGACTGGAAATGCCGGAAAACGACCTGAACAAGGACGGGGCGAAGCTGAAACTGCGAATCCTGGAAATGAACCGGGAAGCCGCCAACTTCTTTTACCGGAATCTGCTCCAGGGGCAGGACAAGCGTGGGCTGCAATACGCCGTCCAGCGTGGACTGACCCCCAAGGCCATCAAGAAATATGCCATTGGCTATGCCCCTGCCGCATGGGACGGACTGATGAAGCATCTGGAAGGTCTGGGCTTTACCCGGGAGGAGATGCTCTCTGCCGGACTGATCCGGCAAAACGCCCGGGGCTGCTTCGACTTTTTCCGGGAGCGTGTCATGTTCCCCATCATTGACCTGCGGGGCAATGTGATCGCCTTCGGCGGCAGACTCATCGAAGGGGAAGGTCCCAAATATCTGAATAGTGGCGACACCCCCGTGTTCAAAAAAAGCCGGAATCTGTTTTCCCTGAACTTTGCAAAGAATGCAAACGTGAAGCAGCTGATCCTGGCAGAGGGCTACATGGACGTAATCGCCATCAACCAGGCTGGCTTTGAGCAGGTGGTCGCCACCCTGGGCACGGCGCTGACTGCGGAACAAGCGCGGATCATGGCGCAGTACGCCACAGAGGTAGTGCTGTGCTATGACAGCGATTCTGCCGGACAGAATGCCACCCACCGGGCGATCAATCTGCTCAGCGAGGCAGGGCTCCACACCCGGATCCTCAAGGTGCAGGACGCAAAGGACCCGGACGAGTACATCCGGAAATTCGGTGCCACCCGGTTCAAACTGCTGCTGGATAACTCCGGCGGTGCCATCAACTTTGAGCTTGCCCGATGCCGGGAGGGTCTGGATCTTGCCACAGAGCAGGGCAAAATCGACTTCCTCCGGCGAACGGTGCAGGTACTTGCCGGCATCCGGAACGAAATGGAACGGGAAGTATACCTGTCCAGAATCGCCAAGGAGGAGGAAATCAGCCTGGACATACTCCATTCCCAGGTCAAGGCACAGCTGCGTAAAAGCTACTACACCGAAAAAAAGCAAAGCTGGAACGCCATGATGGCAAAATCCTCCTTCCGAGATGAACTGAACCCGGAAGCCCCCCAGTACCAGCGGGAAGCAAAAGCAGAGGAGCAGATTCTGGCGTATCTGTTCCTGCATCCGGACTTGCTGCCGGAGGTGGAAAAGCGTTTAAAGCCGGAGCATTTCTTCACCAGTCTGCACCGGAAAATCTATGAGGTTTTCTGTGAACGCATGCCGGAAACAGACACCTTTTCCGTTTCCATGTTCCGGGACGCATGCTCGGATGCGGAAATGGGCAGAATAACAGGAATCATGGCACACAATGCAGAGGTGGCTCTGACGGCGGATACCCTGAACGACTGCATCCGTCTGCTGCTCCAGGCAAAGGAACACGAAAAAATCAATGCAGATCAACTTTCTGACGATGATCTGCTTTCCATAGTCAATCAAGCCAGAAACAAAAACTAG